The Thiobacillus sp. genome contains the following window.
GGGCCGATATGGCTACACCAACGTGTGGTCCGTGGTGGATGGCTTCGAAGGCGACATGGCCAAGGACGGCCCCAACAAGGGCAAGAGGGTGGTGAACGGCTGGAAGAACGCCGGCCTGCCCTGGAGCTACAACGTCGACCGCGACAAGGTCACCATGGGCAAATAACCAACCGAAGGAGATGCCATGAAACACGCAGTCAAACTCACCCTGATTTCCCTTTCAATTGCCTCGCTCCTGGCCGGTTGCGCCGGCATGCCCAGCGCCGAGAAGCAGGCCGAGATGGCCGGCGAGGCCCGGGCCACCGCTGGCGGCCTGATCAAGACCCTGGGCGGCGAGCTGAAGGCCGCCATGAAGGCAGGCGGACCGGAAAACGCCATCGGCGTCTGCAAGGAGAAGGCCCCCGCCATCGCCAGGGAGGCCTCCGCCCGCACCGGCATGAGCATCAAGCGGGTGAGCACGAAGAACCGCAATCCAAAGGGGGTACCCGATGCCTGGGAAGCCGCCGCCATCGCCAAGTTCGAGAAAGACCTGGCGGCGGGTGCCAAGGCCGAGACCCTGGATACCTATGAAGTGGTGGATGACGGCAAAGCCAGGACCTTCCGCTACGCCAAGGCCCTGGTGACCCAGGCCGTGTGCCTGGAATGCCACGGCGTACCCGAGGCCATGAAGGAGGGGGTGAAGTCCAAGCTGGCCACGGAATACCCCAACGACAAGGCCGTGGGCTACGCCGCCGGCATGGTGCGGGGCATCATCACCATGCGCAAGCCGCTGTAACCGCCGCTGTGACTCGCAGCCCTCCCCGACCCCGGGGTAGGGCTTTTTTTCTATCCTGTCCTGACCCATGCCATGAACGACGCCGCCACCCACTCCCGACTGCAGCATTTCCCCATTGCCTGGTTCTCCATGATCATGGGCCTGGGGGGCCTGACCATCGCCTGGCGCCGGGCCGAGGAACTCATGGGCCTGGGCGTGGCCATCAGCCCCTGGCTGCTGGGGCTGACTACCCTGCTGTTCGTGGCCCTGGCCGGGGCCTATGGCGTGAAGATGCTGAAGTACAGGGATGCCGCGGCCAGGGAGTGGGCCCATCCTGTGAAGATGAACTTCGTGCCCACGGTCAGCATCGCCCTGATCCTGTTGTCCATCGGTTGGCTGCCCCTCTCGGCCCCCTATTCCAAACTGCTGTGGCTTGCGGGATCGGCCCTTCACCTGGTCCTCACCCTCCACGTGATGACCCAGTGGATGCACCACAGCAAGTTCGAGATCGTGCACCTCAACCCCGCCTGGTTCATTCCCGTGGTGGGCAACATCCTGGTGCCCATTGCCGGCGTCAACCATGCGCCCGCCGAAATCTCCTGGTTCTTCTTCAGCATCGGCCTGCTTTTCTGGCCCGTGCTCCTCACCATCATCTTCTACCGGGTGATCTTCCACGGCAGCCTGCCAGAGCGCCTCATGCCCACCCTGTTCATTCTCATCGCGCCGCCGGCGGTGGGCTTTCTGTCCTACGTGAAGCTGACTGGCGGTCTGGACATGCTGGCCCTGCTGTTCTACTACAGCGCCCTGTTCTTCACCTTGTTGTTGTTCGCCCAGCTGGCCTGGTTCGCACGCCTGAAGTTTTTCCTCTCCTGGTGGGCCTATTCCTTCCCCCTGGCGGCCGTCACCGTGGCCACCTTCGTCATGTACGAGCTAGGCGGCAACCTGCTTTTCGCCCGCCTGGCCAGCATCCTTCTGGGTGTTGCCACGGTAGTTATCGCAGGCCTGTTCCTGCGTACCGCGCTGGCCGTGGCCAAAAGGGAGATTTGCCTGGAGGACTGAGGGGTCAGTAGACTGTCCGGAGGCGGCGGATGAAGCCTGATCTTGGGGCACGCATGATCCAGGCTTGTGCGGATCCCTCCCGGGTCTCTCCCGTTTCACGCCGCTGTCATCCTGGGTCTCCAATATACAAGCCACGTTCAGCCCAGCTATAGAGGCCATTTGAGGGGAAACCCGCCTTCCCCGCGCCTCCGATGGCCCGATTCGTGCTTCGTAGCACCCATTCACAATGAGAACGTACAGGTGAGTTTTCTGACTGTTTTAAAATCCGCATCCGCCAAGGCCAGCCGGGAGGGCGTATTCTCATGCCTGCCACAGCGGCCATTGTCCGCTCGGACGCGGCCCGCTCTCGTCGCCCCGGAAGGCGCGACGTCATGACGGCCAAGGTCCGGGACCTGTCCCTGATGTTCTTCACCCTGCTGGGCTTCTGGCTGCTGCTGAACGGCTCCCTGGCTACGGACGTCCTCCTGGTGGGTGTGCTCGCGGCCCTGGTCATCACCCTGATCTTCCGCAATGGCCTGTCGGTGGTCTCGGAATTCCGTTTCACCCCCCAGTCCCTGCTGGCGGCGCCGGCCTACGTGCTCTACTTCCTCAAGGAGCTGGTCAAATCCAACCTGCGCCTGGCGGGCATCGTGCTCTCCCCCGCCCTGCCCCTCCACCCGGGCATCGTCAAGGTGCGCACCAAACTGAAAAGCCCCATGGGGCGGCTGCTGCTGGCCAACTCCATCACCCTCACCCCCGGCACCCTCACCGTGGAAATGGAGGGCGAATGGCTCTACATCCACTGGGTCGCCGTGGAAGCGGAAGAGACCGAGGCGGCCACGGCCAGCATCGTTTCCGGTTTCGAGCGCTATCTGGAAGTCATGTATGGTTGAAACGCTGATCCATCTCGCCGCGACGCTGACGGGCGCGGCCCTGCTGCTGGCCCTGTACCGCTTCCTCAAGGGGCCGGCCGCCGGCGACCGGGTGGTGGCCTTCGACGTGCTCACCATCGTCAGCATCACCGGCATCGTCCTGATTACCCTGGCCGAGGGGCGCGGCATCTACCTGGACGTGGCCCTGGTCTACGCCCTGCTGTCCTTCCTGGGGGTAATCGTCATAGCCCGCTATCTGGAGCGGGGCCTGTGATGGCGCCCCTCATCGACACGCCCATGAACATTCTC
Protein-coding sequences here:
- a CDS encoding SLAC1 anion channel family protein: MNDAATHSRLQHFPIAWFSMIMGLGGLTIAWRRAEELMGLGVAISPWLLGLTTLLFVALAGAYGVKMLKYRDAAAREWAHPVKMNFVPTVSIALILLSIGWLPLSAPYSKLLWLAGSALHLVLTLHVMTQWMHHSKFEIVHLNPAWFIPVVGNILVPIAGVNHAPAEISWFFFSIGLLFWPVLLTIIFYRVIFHGSLPERLMPTLFILIAPPAVGFLSYVKLTGGLDMLALLFYYSALFFTLLLFAQLAWFARLKFFLSWWAYSFPLAAVTVATFVMYELGGNLLFARLASILLGVATVVIAGLFLRTALAVAKREICLED
- a CDS encoding cation:proton antiporter (subunit F of antiporter complex involved in resistance to high concentrations of Na+, K+, Li+ and/or alkali) yields the protein MVETLIHLAATLTGAALLLALYRFLKGPAAGDRVVAFDVLTIVSITGIVLITLAEGRGIYLDVALVYALLSFLGVIVIARYLERGL
- a CDS encoding DUF3365 domain-containing protein, with the protein product MKHAVKLTLISLSIASLLAGCAGMPSAEKQAEMAGEARATAGGLIKTLGGELKAAMKAGGPENAIGVCKEKAPAIAREASARTGMSIKRVSTKNRNPKGVPDAWEAAAIAKFEKDLAAGAKAETLDTYEVVDDGKARTFRYAKALVTQAVCLECHGVPEAMKEGVKSKLATEYPNDKAVGYAAGMVRGIITMRKPL
- a CDS encoding Na+/H+ antiporter subunit E; its protein translation is MTAKVRDLSLMFFTLLGFWLLLNGSLATDVLLVGVLAALVITLIFRNGLSVVSEFRFTPQSLLAAPAYVLYFLKELVKSNLRLAGIVLSPALPLHPGIVKVRTKLKSPMGRLLLANSITLTPGTLTVEMEGEWLYIHWVAVEAEETEAATASIVSGFERYLEVMYG